From Candidatus Methylomirabilota bacterium:
CTTCGAAGTGGCTGTTCGGGTTGCCGGGTTGCGTCCTGATCCTCTTTTCGACATTTCTGCCTATCGTGATTCTTCTGACCGTTACTTACTTGACAACCATCAATCCCCGCCTTGAAGAGGCCGGAAGGCTGGTATCGGACTGGCCGGGTGTTCTAAGAAGCATTACGATCCCCCTGATCCTTCCCGGAGTTCTGCTGGCGGTGATGCTCGTGTTCCTTCTCAGTTTAGGAGAGTTCAGCGTTCCGTCCTTTCTGCGTTATGATGTATTTCCTGTCGAAAGCTTTACCCAGTTTTCGGCCTTCCTGAATTTCAGTGCTGCCACGGTAGCTGCGATCCCGCTCGCAATTGTCACGTTCTTTGTCCTTGCCCTCGAATCGCATTTCCTTCGAGAAAAGACATATCAGGTTCGCCCGGCTCACGGAACACCCTTTACTGAAAGGATCCAACTCGGGAGACACAGAAAGTGGTTGTTCACATTATCGGCCCTGCTCTGCTTTGTTATCGTCATCCTGCCCTCTCTTGTATTGATCGTACAGTCGTTGTCGGTAAATGCCTATTCTCTTGCAATCGCGAAGGCCGGTGACAGCCTTATCAGGAGCCTTATATATGCAGCGATCGGCGCTTCGGTGCTGACAGTAATCGGCTTTTTTTCAGGCTACCTGGTCCACACACACGCGCTTCCCTTCTGGCAGACCACTGATTCACTCACTATTTTTCTTTTTGCTCTTCCGAGCACGGTCATCGGGATCGGCCTGATCAGCCTCTGGAACCGGCCATGGACGAACTTCATTTATGCAACGCCGGTTATCATTATCATCGGCTACATCGCCCAGTATGCTGCAATCAGCAGCCGTATAACGGTCTCTATGCTGACGCAGATTCCGCCATCAATGGAGGAGGCTGCCCAGGTTGCGGGCGCGGGGTGGTTTCGCAGAATGGCGCTGATCGTAGCGCCCCTTGCGAAGCGCGGTCTCATGGCTGCCTGGCTTGTCGGGTTCATCTTCTGCGTGCGCGATACGGGAATCAGCATGATTGTCTATCCTCCAGGATTTGACACGCTGCCGGTCCGCACCTTTACACTTATGGCAAATGCTCCTGCCGGCCTTACATCGGCACTCTGCGTGATCATGATCTGTGCCGCGCTTGTCCCGGTTGGAATTTTGACCGCGGCCTTTAAAACGAGGATGCTTTAATCGTGACATTCCTCAAAATTACATCGGTAACTAAATCATATAACGGGCGGTCGGTACTGCACGATTTCTCGCTGGAGATCGAAAAAGGAGAACGTCTCGTCATCCTCGGTCCTTCCGGCTGCGGAAAGACTACGGTATTGAGGCTTCTTGCCGGGTTCATAGCTCCGGATTCAGGAAGCATCAGCATTGAAGGCGACCTTGTTGCGGCTGAAGGGAAAACGGTAAAAGGTCCTGAAGCGAGAAATTTCGGGATGGTATTTCAGGACCTTGCCCTTTGGCCGCATCTTTCGGTTAGCGGTAACCTGGAGTTTGGCCTTCGGGCCAAAGGAATTCCCTCCCAAGACCGGAAACATCGTGTTCAAGAATTGTTACGGCTCGTTGAGATGGAAGCGTACGTGAATGCGAAGCCGGCAGAGCTGTCTGGCGGCCAACAGCAGCGGGTCGCCCTGGCTCGCGCGCTCATTCTGCGGCCTCAGGCACTCCTGATGGACGAGCCGCTCTCCAATCTGGATGAAGAGCTAAACCGCAGGCTCCGAAAAGAGATTCTGCGTTTGCAGGAGACCTTGGGGTTCACGCTCCTTTTCGTCACTCATGACCGGCAGGAGAGCGCAGAACTTGCCACCCGGATTGTTGTTATGAGGTCTGGCCGAATCGAACGCATTCTCACTGAGCGTCCGGATGCTGAACCGAAATCCGGAGTAGCGCCATGAGGGATGACATACGACATCACACTCACGGAAGCGCGTCACGGCGAAGATGACACCCGCCTCCGTCCTGAGCCGAAGCTGGCTATTGGCATTCGCCATGCTCTTGCCTGCTTCCACGGCCTGGGGCTACCGGCCCTTCGTCTCAACCGATGCTGCTGTCGCCGACCCTAAAGAGTTGGAGATCGAGCTTGGATATTTTAACCTGGAGCGGTCGGGAGGGAAACGCACCTTCATCGTCCCTAAGGTCATCTTGAACTATGGCATCGTCAGAAACCTGGAGGTCGTTGGGGAGTTCGAGGCCGCAAAGCCTCCGGATCGAGGCGCTCAGCTCGTCGATCCCGGGGTTTTCCTGAAGGCGGTCTTGAAGGAGGGCATCCTCCAGGATCAGGAAGGGAGCGGCGTTGCGGTCGAGATCGGACCTCTTTTGCCTTCCACAGTTCAGGGCGAGCGGCGGCTTGGCTTCGAAGGGATCGGGATCCTGAGTGGAAGGTTTATCCCCTTCACCTATCACGTAAACCTTGGAGGAGGCGTGGATCGGGCGGAGGCGAATCCATTCGTCATCTGGGGACTGATCGTGGAGCTTCCAGTTTTCCCACGCTTCAGGCTCGTAGGAGAGGTCAACGGGGAGAGCGCCAGAGGGCGGCCCGCAGATAACTCTGGTCTCGTCGGTTTCATCTGGCAGCCATCACCCTCAAGCCCCTTCCTCGATGCGGGGATCAGGCATGGCTTTAGCGCTGGCGCACCTGACTGGCTGTTCACGATGGGGCTGACCTTCGGTTTCCCTATTCGCCCATGACCTTGATAATCGCCCGCTTTTTGGCCTGCTCGTCAAACTTCGCGTAATAGATCTGCTGCCACGGGCCAAGATCGAGGCGACAATCAGCTCTCCCCTCGCCAGCCGATGAAGCTCAACTGGTGGCCGCTCTTTCCCTCTTTCCGGTATGAGTAGAAATCCCTACTGTAGCAGGCCGTGCAGGGACCGATCTTGTTGATCTGCATCTGAGGAATGCCTGCGCCGAGAAGCTGGGCCTCGTTGAGCGCTCTCAGGTCAAGGCGACCTTTCGCGCCGTCCGGCTTCCAGGCATTTGTGAGTTCCTTGCGCCAATTCGCACCGATCTGCGCCTCGACCTCAGGTCCCACCTCGTAGCAGCAGGGGCCGATGGACGGTCCCATCGCCACGTGAAGCGCGGCGAGGTCGATCCGGTAGGCCTCTTTCATCAACGCGACCGCCCGTGGGGCGATGCCTTCGGCCGTTCCCCGCCAGCCGGCGTGGATCGCAGCGGCAATCTTTCGAACAGGCTCCACGAACAGGAGGGGGACGCAATCGGCCGCCATCACCCCTACGCAGAGATTGGGCGCATCGGTCATCAGCCCATCCCCGATCCCGGCCAGCTTGCCGGTCTCGCTGGAGACCGGCAGGATCACATTGCCGTGGACCTGCTTGGCCGTGATAATGTCGATATCGCGCAGGCCAAGCGCTATCTTCAGCTCGCACCAGTTCTGTCTAACGGCTTGAGGATCGTCTCCATCATCGCATGAAAGGCGAAAGGCGGCATTGGATGGCCGGTCCCGGCCGCCGACGCGGCCAAGAAAGCCGTGGACCAAGCCGTTAAATTGTTGCCAGTGCGGGACTTCCAGACGAAGAATCTTCATGTTGGGGCTATTCTACGCAAACACCGGAGGCGTGTCAAACTGTGGCACTGGAGCAATCCTCAGCGGACAGGATTGTCACCCACTGCTCTGGGGAGTATAATAACCACATGAAGCAAGCCCTTTTAATCGTTGATCATGGCAGCCGCCGCGAAGGATCAAACGATCTGCTCCGTCAGGTCGCCACCCTGATGGGGGAACGGTTCGGCCTGAGTATCGTCCACTACGCCCACATGGAGCTTGGCGAGCCGACCATCCAACAGGGGTTTGATGCCTGCGTTGCTGATGGGGCGGAGGAGGTGATTATCCATCCGTACTTTCTGAGTGCGGGGCATCACGTCGCCGTCGGCATTCCCGACCTGGTCAGGCAGGCGGCCGGTCGACACCCGGGCGTGACCTGCCGGATCACACAGCCGCTGGGTGTCCATCCAAAGATCGGCGAGGTGATCCTCGAACGGGTTACCGAATCCGATGGCGATGATCAGGTGGGGACAGTTCAATCGGAACTCGACGTATCGGGCGAGGGCAAGCGCGCGCATGGCCATATGCACCGCACGGACGACTCGTTCCGATATTGCCCGCGATGCGGGATGGCGCTCAAACCCAGGCAGCTGAAGCCAGACGGGCCAGAGCTGCCGGCCTGTCAGAGCTGCTCATTCATCCAGTATCCCGACCCAAAGGTGGCGGCAGGCACCCTGTTTACGCTTGACGGTGGGATCGTACTGGTCCGACGAGCGATCTCCCCGGCGTACGGCAAATGGGTCTTTCCCGGCGGCTTCGTCGATAAGGGCGAGCGGGTCGAGGCGGCGGCCATTCGCGAAACGAAAGAAGAGGTCAACCTCGATGTCGAGATCGACCGGCTTCTGAATGTCTACTCCTATGAAGACTCCGGGGTCGTGATCGTCGCCTACGCGGCGCGTGTCGTCGGTGGCGAGCTCGCCGCAAAGGACGAAGCGCTCGATGCGAAGGTCTTCTCCCCAACCAGGATTCCGTGGGAGGACCTGGCGTTCCGCAGTGCGCACGACGCCATCAAGGATTATCTTGCTTACTACTTCTGATACAACAGCGCGAAGCCGCCGGAGTAACAGCCGTGCCTCGAGTGCGTGACAATAGTAAGGATTATTACGCGATCCTTGGCGTATCATCAGACGTTTCGGAAGAAGAACTGAAAAAGGCCTACCGGCGACTCGCGCTCCAGCATCACCCCGACAAGAATCCGGGAGATCCCAGGGCGGGGGAGCGGTTCAAAGCGATCAGCGAGGCGTATGCCGTTCTGATGGATCAGAGCAAGCGGAGCCAGTACGATGCCTTCCGCGGGACCCAAGCCGGGGCGGGCGGCGCCGCGGGCGGATTCCGGTACTCCCAGGAAGAGATTTTCCGGGATCTCTTTTCTAATCCTGCCATGTCATCGATCTTTCAGGAGATGAACCGTGAATTCGCCAGGGCCGGTATCCGCTTCGATGACGCTTTCGTGCGCCAGGTCTTCTTCGGTAGCCGCGGATTCGTCTTCGGCGGTGTCTTTATGGGTGCGCCGATCGGGGTGCTCAGACGACGCGCCTCTCGCATGGCGGTCGATCGCCGAGGAGACAGGTCAACGGTTGAAGGGACCCTGGGCCAAGAGGCATTGGAAGAGGGCCGCTCACAGGGCCTCTGGTCAGCGATCGGCCGAGGGCTCAAGGCCGGCTGTGACCTGGTGAAACGGAGAATATTCGGAGCGTCGGATTCTGCTGAGGCTAGTCCGAATCTCCGGTATCATCTGACCGTTACCGCTCAGGAGGCCGCGTCCGGCACGCGCAAGCGCGTCAGCTTCATGCGGGGCGACCAGATCGAGGAGCTGATGGTGGCAATCCCTCCCGGCATCCGATCCGGGACCAGGCTGCGGTTGAAAGGCAAAGGGCTTGAGGGTGAGAATGGGATGCGCGGGGACCTCTATTTGCGGGTGACAATTACATAGCACAGGCGTATTCTTAACTTCCGCTATACGTAGGTCGTGGGTCGCAACAATGGATGACATTCCCGCGAAGCGTGGCCCCGCATGTTTTAAGCGGGGAGCGGGAATCCAGAAACGTACTGGTGGAACTCCTGCCGATCAAAGACAACTCCAACGACGTAGAATTGGCACTATGGGATGTGGCCGTAGTGGCGCAATAACCGCATGACAATACGAGCCAGGTTACTGCTCGGATTTGGACTGGTGTGCCTTGCCCTGGTGGCGGCGCCGCTTACCATCTATATGGTGCAAAGCAGCAGAGCGCTCCAATCCGCGCGCCTGAAGTACGCTGGAATTGCGCCGTCGAAGGCGCTACTGAGGATGGTGCAGTTGCAGCAACAGCATCGTGGACTCTCAGCCGGCGTTCTGGGCGGGAACATGACGATGGAGGTGCAGCGCGTCGCCAAGCAAGCTGAAACTGACAAGGCGGTCGAGGCATTTGGTGCGATTGTACAGTCCGACATCCATGATCCCGCGTTGGTCGCCGACTGGCGCCGGGTGGCCGACTCCTGGAGGGGGCTTGCGAGCGGCGTGTCCTCGCGCTCGATCTCCGGTGAGGAGAGTTTTACCAAACACACGGCGCTCGTCGACGAAGATCTGAAGCTGCTCGATCTCATGTTGGATTACTTCGGCCTATCGTACGACCCAACCGGCCGTGACTACCATCTGACCATGGCGCTGTTGGTGCATATGCCGACCCTCACCGAGTTCCTCGGCCAGGCGCGGGCGCGCGGCATGCTCCTGTTGGCGCAAAAGCGCATTACACTTGCGGACCGTACCGCGTTGATCAGTCTGATCAGCAATGTCGAGAGGCAACACGAGTACATGAAGCGCGAGTTAGGCAAGGCGGTGGCGCTAAACCCACAAATGAAATCCGATCTGGGCCATATCGCACAGGGAAGCATGTTGCTCGCGCGGATGGCGATAGATCTCGCCAGAACCCAGGTGGTAGAAGTCGAGGCGCCAAGCTATTCGCCGACCGATTACTTAGCGCTATTCACCCAGGCGATCGACGGTCAATTCGCGCTACTCGATAGAGCGATGGTCGACCTGGAAGGAGGGTTAGAGGCGCGCATTGCCGCGTTGCGAGGTGGACAGATGATGACGATCGGCTTCATGGCGGCGGTGATCGCGTTCGCGGTCTGGCTTGGGGCGGTGTTCGTCCGCGCGATCAGACAGGATATGGCCGCCCTGCAACAGAGCGAGGAGGCGCAGCGACGCCACGCCGGCGAGCTCGAAGCCACCGTCGAGGAGCGGACGAGAGAGCTACGTGTGGCCAATGCTCAGCTCGAAGCGGCGTCCCGCCATAAGTCCGAGTTCCTGACCCACATGTCACACGAACTGCGGACCCCCCTGAACGCGATCCTCGGCTTCTCGGAGCTCCTGCGAAACCCGACCATCGGGCCGCTCAATGAGCAGCAAGCCCGGCACCTTACCCACATCCAGACAGGCGGCAAGCACCTGCTAGCCATCACCAACGACCTCCTTGACCTCGCTAAAGTCGAGGCAGGTAAGCTTGAGCTGTACCCGGAGCCCTTCGTCCTCGATGAAGCACTCATGGCCGCCCTTGCCGGTGTCCGACCGATGGCCGACCACAAGCGCCTGAGCCTCACGCTGCACGCTGAAACCGCTACGACTCCCTTCACTGCCGACCCCGTCCGATTCAAACAGATTATGTACAACCTCCTCTCCAACGCCATCAAGTTCACCCCTGAAGGCGGCCAAGTTACGGTTACTGCACGGATGGCGTCAGACGCCGGACATCAAGAAGCAGGAAGCAGGAGGCAGGAGGCAGAAAAACAAGACGGGGATCCTCAACCCACAGGTGATTTCTTAGAAATCGCCGTGACCGATACCGGGATTGGGATGACGGCAGAGAATCTGATCAAGCTCTTTCAACCCTTTACCCAACTGGACCCCGCCCTTGCCAAGCAGTACCATGGGACCGGCCTCGGACTTGTGCTCACGAAGCAGCTCATTGAGCTACACAACGGCAGGATCTGGGCAACCTCGGAGGGCAAAGGTCGCGGGAGCAGTTTCACAATACGCTTCCCACTGGTGCCACGGTCGAGTCCGGGAATGGATGGTAAACGACTATGAGGGTGTGTCTCCGATCACCCCGCTGAGGAAACGGTTGAGCGTAGCCAGATAGGCCTGACTGCCGACCAGGTAGAGGTCGTTATGGTGGGCGCCCTTGATGCCGTAGAACGCCTTCGGCTCTCTCGCGGCCTCAAAGAGGCGTCGACCATGCCGGAACGGAACGATTTCGTCGTTCTCACCATGGACGATCAGAAGAGGGGCCCTGATCTGCCCGATCTTCGAGAGGGTGTCGTACTTGGTCTGAAGGAACGAACCGATCGGGAGGAGCGGGAAGCTCACCTTCGCCATCTCCGGGATGGACAGGAAGGGCGATTCCAGGATCAGGGCGGCGCAGCCATGTCTAGTCGCCATCTCTACCGCCACGGCGCTCCCGAGCGATTCGCCAAGGAAGACGATTTTGGTCGAGTCTATGTCCCCTCGGCCACGCAGATACCGAATCGCCGAATCACCATCTCGATAGGTTCCCTCCTCTGACGCCCGGCCTTCGCTCCGGCCATATTCGCGGTAGTCGAAGATGAATATATTGGCTCCCAGCAGGTCATGGCGAAGCTTGATGTTATCCAGCCGGTGGCTGATATTGCCGGCGTTACCGTGGAACCAGAGGATCGTGAGAGGCGACCCGGTCCCGGGAATCCACCAGCCGTTGAGGCGCAACCCATCCGTTGTCTTAAAGTAGACCTCCTCATAGGCCAGGCCCCGGTCGCTCGGCGTCGCTTCAATCCGCTTGTCAGGGAAGAAGACAAACTTATTTTCCAGCCCCTCCACGCACCCTCCGGCGAGGAACAGGGTCAGCATCACAACCGGAGCCGTTCGCGTGGTCGCGGCCCTCGGGTGAGATGGAAGGGAATCGCAAGCTGAAGTCCCAGCATGGTTGTTCCCTTTTGAGCGTCCGATGCCACTGCCTCGTCGACTGTTGCCTTTGATGATGGGCAGGCGTCTCACCTGCCCCCCTTACAACATCGTGACTTATCATCTGTGCGATATATAGACATATACGGGTAGGAAAAATACGCCCATGAGACATCTGTGTCAACTCCAATTGGCCTTGACCCTGTCCAGCCGGCCCGCCTATACTAAGTGCAACCAACGGGGTGAAGGATGAAACGATTCCAAGCCATCGCGAAGGGCCGCTTCGCAATACTGCGAAACCGAGGGGCGAATGCCGCGAGCCCCGCCGGCGACGTGCCCCCGGCTTCCGTCGAGTGCTCAGCCCTGGCCGGTGCCCTGCAATCCATACTGCAAGGGGGTCATGCGGCCAATAGTCTGATTCCCGCCCTCAGAGGGTTCATCTCCGATGAGCAGACCCGGATTCTTCACATCCATCGGAGTGGGGGAACCGGGCAGGCGGTGGTTCGATCGATCGCCACACTCACGGACGCGGTGGTGACCACACTTTTTCAACTGGCGGAGACGGCCTGTGATCCGGATCTGAAGCGGCGCAGCGACGGGTGTGCGCTGGTTGCGCTGGGCGGCTATGGCCGGCAGGAGATGAATCCGGCCTCCGATGTGGATCTCATGTTTGTCTACCCCCGCAGGGCCGATACCTACCTGGACACGATCCTCCATCCGGTGTTGAGCACCCTCTGGGACGTCGGGTTTGTTGTGGGACATTGCTGCCGCTCCATCGATGACTGCGTACGAATGGCCCGGATGGACCTGACTTCCTGCACCTCAATGATGGAAGCCCGATACCTCGCCGGCGACCCGGCGCTCTATCAGGCGTTCAGTGCCAAGTTGGGACGGTCGGTCTTGTACAAGCAAGCCGATACCCTCGTCAAGCGAAAGCTTCAGGAATTGCATGAACGCCACTACCGTTACGGCGCGTCTATCTATGTGCAGGAGCCGCACATCAAGGAAGGTCCCGGCGGCCTGAGGGACCTTCACGCCGCCCTTTGCATCGCCCGGATCACCCAGCGGGTGGGTACGCCGTCCGAACTGGTGCAGAGAAGGCTCCTCGGTCAGGAGGAGCGCGAACGGTGGGACCATGCCCTGGATTTCATGCTCCGCCTGCGTAATGAACTCCATTACCTGTACCGGGGCAAGAACGATGTACTCTCGCTCTCTATACAAGAACAGGTGGCAGCCAACCTTGGGTTTCTGGACACGGCTCGCTCTTACGGCGTAGAACAGTTCATGCAGCGCTATTATCTGGCTGCAAAGGATATCTCGCAGTTGTCGGCGCAGTTGATCTCGCGCTGTACGCAAGGGAGGTCGCAGGTGGAGAGGGTGATGCGGAGGCTGAAGGCGCGCGATATCGGCGATGAGCTGACGGAGATCGATCGCTGCATCTACGTGTCGCCGAAGAATCGGGGCCTGTTTCAGGATGACCCCGTCCGGTTGCTGAAGGTGTTCTGGTACGCGCAGCAGATGGGATACACGTTGAGTCAGGAGATTCAGGATCAGATCAGAGCCGAGACGCATCTCATCAATGAGGGGGTGAGGCGTTCGAGCCGGGCCCTTGGCTTTTTCCTGGCCATCCTGCGAGAACCGAAGGGGGTAGCCGCCACGCTTAGGAGCATGCATGAACTTGGCGTGCTGGGAGCCTACATCCCGGAGTTCGCGAAGCTCACCCGCCTGGTCCAGTTCGATTTCTACCATCGGTACACCGTAGACGAACACACCTTTCTGGCTATCGAGACGCTCGAACATCTGGATGAGGTGTCACGATTTTACGGTGAAGAGTTTCGCTCGCTCGCATCGGATGCCAAGCGGCTCGAAATCCTTCGATTGGCGCTGCTGCTCCACGATATCGGCAAGGGGGAAGGGGCCGACCACGCGCCCAAGAGCGCCTCCCTGGTTGAAGCGATCCTTCACCGAATGAGCATCCCGGGGCCCGATGCCGATGCTGTCGGCTTCTTAGTGGCGCGTCATCTGGAGATGTCGCATATCGCCCAGCGCCTGGACCTCGACGATGAGGCCATCGTAATAGACTTTGCCAAGAAGGTGCAGACGCTCGATCGATTGAAAATGCTGTACCTGCTCACCTTCGCCGACATCAAGGCGGTCGGGCCCGGCGTCTGGACCGAGTGGAAAGGCACATTGCTGTGGGAGCTGTATATCAAGACCCATACCGTCCTCATCCGGGGTATCCCGGAGGGCGAGGACGACCTTGCCCGCGCCGAGCGGGTCAAATCGCAGCTTACCCAGGAACTATCACCGGAGTTCGGCGTGGAGGCGGTGAAACGGCACCTGCAGGAGGCCCCAATACGGTACCTGCTGATGACCCCGCCCCACAAGGTTGCGTCACACATGCGTGTAATTGCGCGCGTACAACGGGGTGAGGAGGCGTCCAGCCAATGGGCGGCATTCCCGTTGGCCGGCTACTCCGAGTTTACCGTGTGCGCGTATGGCCGTCACGGGCGATTTGCGCAGGTTGTGGGGACGCTCACCGCAAACGGGATGAACATCCTGAGCGCTCAGATTTTCACGCTGTCAAGCGGAATGGTCATCCGGCACTTCAGGGTCGATAACGGTAGCGGTGTGGCCATTGAAGACCCTGCCGTCTGGGACCGAGTGATTGCGGATCTGCGAGAGGTTCTCGGGGGCAGGGTCGCCGTCCATGATCTGATCAAGAGCCGCAGGAAAGAGGTCTTGGTTCGGCCGATCCAGAAGGGCATGGAATTCCCGATCAAGGTGGAATTTGACAATCTGGTCTCCCATGCATACACCGTCCTGGATATTCGGACACGGGACCGGTTGGGTCTTCTGTACCTCATCACCAGCACCCTGTCGCAGCTTGGGGTTGATATACGCTCCGCCAAGATCACGACCGAGGCCGAGCAGGTCGTCGATGTCTTCTATGTGACCAATAAGGACGGGAGCAAGCTGACCGATGAGGGGCGGAGGGCCAAGATCGGGGTCGAACTGGAGCGTGTACTTGCGGAGGGATTCAATTAACCTGCAATTTACGGCTGCGGCGAAGGTGTTTGTCCTCTTCGGTGATCCTGTGGCGCATAGCCTGTCGCCGGTCATGCAGAATGCCGCGCTCCAGGCGGCCGGGATCGATGGTCTCTATATTCCGTGGCGGGTAAAATCCGTCGGTTTGCCGATCGCGTTCGAGTCGCTCCGCGCGATGGACAACTTCGGGGGCGCGAATGTCACGATTCCCCACAAGGAGCAGGCGTTCGCGCTGGTCGACACCCTGACACCAGAGGCCGCCGCAGTGGGCGCGGTCAATTCGGTCGTAGCGAGAGACGGACGTCTGCTCGGAGCCAATACCGACGGACCGGGGTTTCTCCGATCACTCCATGAGGAGGCGGGTTTTCTGCCGCGTGGGAAGCCTGCTGTTATCCTTGGGGCAGGCGGGGCGGCGCGGGCTGTAGCCTGGAGCCTTGCCGAAGCCGGCGCCGAATTAGTCGTCGTCAACCGGACCGTCGAGCGCGCGCAGTCGCTGGCTGAGTTCGTACACCAGGCAATCGGAACCCCGGTCATCGGACTGGGGCTTGATGATCCTCGGACGCCGGCCAGGGTGAGAAACTGTGCCCTGGTGGTGAATACCACATCAGTCGGACTTATCCCCTCAGATCCTCCACCGATCGACCCGAGCCTCCTTCAGCCAGGCGCATTGGTCTACGATCTGATCTACCGACCACGGGAGACCGCATTACTGCGAGAGGCGAAGAGACGGGGGTGTCAGGTCTTAGGCGGGCTGGGTATGTTGCTGTATCAGGGCGCCCTGGCCTTCGAACTGTGGACCGGGCAAAAGCCCTCAGAGGAAGCGATGCGGCACGCCCTCGTGGCTGCGCTTGCGTAACTTTTCAGAGGTATGGTATGCTAACGCTGTATCATGACTGGCAAGGATAGCTGGG
This genomic window contains:
- a CDS encoding iron ABC transporter permease encodes the protein MAKRIVLSSVFAVLVVAGLLPVLAMGVKSIILDGRFSLENYKALLTLGRAQTLISHSVALSLLTTFFATIIGLPLGILLGKTDLPFGKLLIVLFAIPLLIPPYITAISWFYILGRGGVVGRLLGPSLAELTSKWLFGLPGCVLILFSTFLPIVILLTVTYLTTINPRLEEAGRLVSDWPGVLRSITIPLILPGVLLAVMLVFLLSLGEFSVPSFLRYDVFPVESFTQFSAFLNFSAATVAAIPLAIVTFFVLALESHFLREKTYQVRPAHGTPFTERIQLGRHRKWLFTLSALLCFVIVILPSLVLIVQSLSVNAYSLAIAKAGDSLIRSLIYAAIGASVLTVIGFFSGYLVHTHALPFWQTTDSLTIFLFALPSTVIGIGLISLWNRPWTNFIYATPVIIIIGYIAQYAAISSRITVSMLTQIPPSMEEAAQVAGAGWFRRMALIVAPLAKRGLMAAWLVGFIFCVRDTGISMIVYPPGFDTLPVRTFTLMANAPAGLTSALCVIMICAALVPVGILTAAFKTRML
- a CDS encoding ABC transporter ATP-binding protein; the protein is MTFLKITSVTKSYNGRSVLHDFSLEIEKGERLVILGPSGCGKTTVLRLLAGFIAPDSGSISIEGDLVAAEGKTVKGPEARNFGMVFQDLALWPHLSVSGNLEFGLRAKGIPSQDRKHRVQELLRLVEMEAYVNAKPAELSGGQQQRVALARALILRPQALLMDEPLSNLDEELNRRLRKEILRLQETLGFTLLFVTHDRQESAELATRIVVMRSGRIERILTERPDAEPKSGVAP
- the pgeF gene encoding peptidoglycan editing factor PgeF gives rise to the protein MKILRLEVPHWQQFNGLVHGFLGRVGGRDRPSNAAFRLSCDDGDDPQAVRQNWCELKIALGLRDIDIITAKQVHGNVILPVSSETGKLAGIGDGLMTDAPNLCVGVMAADCVPLLFVEPVRKIAAAIHAGWRGTAEGIAPRAVALMKEAYRIDLAALHVAMGPSIGPCCYEVGPEVEAQIGANWRKELTNAWKPDGAKGRLDLRALNEAQLLGAGIPQMQINKIGPCTACYSRDFYSYRKEGKSGHQLSFIGWRGES
- a CDS encoding NUDIX domain-containing protein, producing MKQALLIVDHGSRREGSNDLLRQVATLMGERFGLSIVHYAHMELGEPTIQQGFDACVADGAEEVIIHPYFLSAGHHVAVGIPDLVRQAAGRHPGVTCRITQPLGVHPKIGEVILERVTESDGDDQVGTVQSELDVSGEGKRAHGHMHRTDDSFRYCPRCGMALKPRQLKPDGPELPACQSCSFIQYPDPKVAAGTLFTLDGGIVLVRRAISPAYGKWVFPGGFVDKGERVEAAAIRETKEEVNLDVEIDRLLNVYSYEDSGVVIVAYAARVVGGELAAKDEALDAKVFSPTRIPWEDLAFRSAHDAIKDYLAYYF
- a CDS encoding J domain-containing protein, whose product is MPRVRDNSKDYYAILGVSSDVSEEELKKAYRRLALQHHPDKNPGDPRAGERFKAISEAYAVLMDQSKRSQYDAFRGTQAGAGGAAGGFRYSQEEIFRDLFSNPAMSSIFQEMNREFARAGIRFDDAFVRQVFFGSRGFVFGGVFMGAPIGVLRRRASRMAVDRRGDRSTVEGTLGQEALEEGRSQGLWSAIGRGLKAGCDLVKRRIFGASDSAEASPNLRYHLTVTAQEAASGTRKRVSFMRGDQIEELMVAIPPGIRSGTRLRLKGKGLEGENGMRGDLYLRVTIT
- a CDS encoding nitrate- and nitrite sensing domain-containing protein; the encoded protein is MTIRARLLLGFGLVCLALVAAPLTIYMVQSSRALQSARLKYAGIAPSKALLRMVQLQQQHRGLSAGVLGGNMTMEVQRVAKQAETDKAVEAFGAIVQSDIHDPALVADWRRVADSWRGLASGVSSRSISGEESFTKHTALVDEDLKLLDLMLDYFGLSYDPTGRDYHLTMALLVHMPTLTEFLGQARARGMLLLAQKRITLADRTALISLISNVERQHEYMKRELGKAVALNPQMKSDLGHIAQGSMLLARMAIDLARTQVVEVEAPSYSPTDYLALFTQAIDGQFALLDRAMVDLEGGLEARIAALRGGQMMTIGFMAAVIAFAVWLGAVFVRAIRQDMAALQQSEEAQRRHAGELEATVEERTRELRVANAQLEAASRHKSEFLTHMSHELRTPLNAILGFSELLRNPTIGPLNEQQARHLTHIQTGGKHLLAITNDLLDLAKVEAGKLELYPEPFVLDEALMAALAGVRPMADHKRLSLTLHAETATTPFTADPVRFKQIMYNLLSNAIKFTPEGGQVTVTARMASDAGHQEAGSRRQEAEKQDGDPQPTGDFLEIAVTDTGIGMTAENLIKLFQPFTQLDPALAKQYHGTGLGLVLTKQLIELHNGRIWATSEGKGRGSSFTIRFPLVPRSSPGMDGKRL
- a CDS encoding alpha/beta hydrolase yields the protein MRRLPIIKGNSRRGSGIGRSKGNNHAGTSACDSLPSHPRAATTRTAPVVMLTLFLAGGCVEGLENKFVFFPDKRIEATPSDRGLAYEEVYFKTTDGLRLNGWWIPGTGSPLTILWFHGNAGNISHRLDNIKLRHDLLGANIFIFDYREYGRSEGRASEEGTYRDGDSAIRYLRGRGDIDSTKIVFLGESLGSAVAVEMATRHGCAALILESPFLSIPEMAKVSFPLLPIGSFLQTKYDTLSKIGQIRAPLLIVHGENDEIVPFRHGRRLFEAAREPKAFYGIKGAHHNDLYLVGSQAYLATLNRFLSGVIGDTPS